The following are encoded together in the Oncorhynchus gorbuscha isolate QuinsamMale2020 ecotype Even-year linkage group LG03, OgorEven_v1.0, whole genome shotgun sequence genome:
- the LOC124032245 gene encoding transcription factor NF-E2 45 kDa subunit-like: MCAAANYILPLSRQSEGLANPGRLCGGVSMPTHAPGARSRGAPHDPEMDLAWQELMAITDLQDFEVPHDGPYESIQYHPTEPPRSLGSYSIAQSHSHTQSLPCCGETNRDVAYEGTYSDVMPACQHQDTSELTEALYRHSGTHSGAQLNPRVLNPLPPPQMNFLEQMSLMSVSGEGSAGKDNAGLSQGSSRHMLGTDHRQGKHQPCTVDDLESDSGLSLGSSPPLASPDDVMTGVPACSSTEVGLNYSHRGMESMGEQGRRASLLYSLDYQQHPTQSYPYAGPHPSYFPVTQPSQMQPQPHFLPPMSMKHQQGLQSALNDLHLNSSVSIGSSSQAFYVKPRGNPPVPLSRDERRAHALKIPFPLGKIINLPVDDFNELLTKYTLTDSQLALVRDIRRRGKNKVAAQNCRKRKLENIVYLEGELGQLQAQRDHLARERMEFQRNLAIVKHRLTDLYAEVFSQLRDEDGHPYSIEDYSLQQTPDGNVYLVPRTDVLDGE; this comes from the exons ATGTGTGCAGCAGCCAACTATATACTCCCACTGAGCAGACAAAGTGAG GGCTTGGCGAATCCGGGCAGGCTGTGTGGGGGGGTGTCGATGCCCACCCATGCCCCTGGAGCCCGGTCACGTGGAGCCCCCCACGACCCAGAGATGGACCTGGCCTGGCAGGAACTGATGGCCATCACAGATCTTCAG GATTTTGAGGTCCCCCATGATGGCCCATATGAAAGTATTCAGTACCATCCCACAGAGCCACCTAGATCTCTGGGAAGTTATAGCATAGCTCAGTCTCACTCTCATACACAGTCTCTCCCCTGTTGTGGTGAGACAAACCGTGATGTTGCATATGAGGGAACCTACTCTGATGTaatgccagcctgccagcatcaGGATACCAGTGAATTAACTGAGGCATTGTACAGACATTCTGGAACTCATTCTGGAGCCCAGCTGAATCCCAGAGTTCTGAACCCTCTGCCACCACCGCAGATGAATTTTCTAGAACAAATGAGTCTGATGAGTGTCAGTGGTGAGGGGTCTGCTGGAAAAGACAATGCTGGCCTCTCTCAAGGTTCGAGTCGACACATGCTAGGGACTGATCACAGGCAGGGCAAACACCAACCATGCACTGTGGATGATCTGGAGTCTGACTCGGGCCTATCGCTGGGGTCTAGCCCACCGCTGGCCTCACCGGATGATGTCATGACCGGCGTACCTGCTTGTTCAAGCACAGAGGTTGGTCTGAACTATAGTCACAGGGGGATGGAGAGTATGGGTGAGCAAGGTAGGAGAGCTAGCCTCCTTTACTCCTTGGATTATCAGCAGCATCCTACCCAGTCCTACCCCTACGCAGGGCCGCACCCCTCTTACTTCCCTGTAACACAACCATCCCAAATGCAACCACAGCCTCACTTCCTGCCTCCCATGTCAATGAAACATCAACAGGGTTTACAGAGTGCATTGAATGACTTGCACCTTAACAGCTCTGTCAGCATAGGGAGCTCTTCTCAAGCGTTTTATGTAAAACCCAGAGGCAaccctcctgtccctctgagCCGGGACGAACGCAGAGCTCACGCCCTCAAGATCCCTTTCCCTCTGGGGAAGATCATCAACCTACCTGTGGATGACTTCAACGAGCTCCTGACCAAGTACACGCTCACAGACTCCCAACTCGCCCTTGTCAGAGACATCCGCCGGCGGGGGAAGAACAAGGTGGCGGCTCAGAACTGCAGGAAGAGGAAGCTGGAGAATATAGTTTACCTGGAGGGAGAGTTGGGTCAACTGCAGGCTCAGAGGGATCACCTGgccagagagagaatggagtTCCAACGCAATCTGGCTATTGTTAAACACCGCCTCACAGACTTGTATGCGGAAGTGTTCTCTCAGCTCCGGGATGAGGATGGACATCCCTACTCTATAGAGGACTACTCTCTACAGCAGACCCCTGATGGGAACGTATACCTGGTGCCACGTACTGACGTGTTGGATGGAGAATAA